One Mercenaria mercenaria strain notata chromosome 12, MADL_Memer_1, whole genome shotgun sequence DNA segment encodes these proteins:
- the LOC128547111 gene encoding uncharacterized protein LOC128547111: MEVKIVLSLVFCACVWLVNGCNRNSSDCHGGTILQCRSNHRRSSRSLDDFAKRTEGNAEKKGHRYSIKLQDDPCNFNTYDIDQDGAIAKDELLAILSINEANDTLFALVDLMAEGRVIKRDEFYALVPMLIAECYDSDKE, translated from the exons ATG GAGGTCAAAATCGTGCTATCTTTGGTTTTCTGCGCTTGTGTTTGGCTCGTAAATGGCTGTAACAGAAATTCTAGCGACTGTCATGGGGGTACAATCTTGCAATGTAGATCTAATCATCGCAGATCGTCACGATCTTTAGATGACTTCGCCAAGAGAACGGAAGGAAATGCTGAAAAG AAAGGACATCGTTACAGTATCAAGCTTCAAGATGATCCATGTAATTTCAATACTTACGACATCGACCAGGACGGGGCAATTGCTAAGGACGAACTTCTAGCTATACTCAGTATAAATGAGGCAAACGACACTCTATTCGCTCTCGTAGACTTAATGGCAG AAGGCAGAGTAATAAAACGGGACGAATTCTATGCCTTGGTACCTATGTTGATAGCTGAATGTTACGACTCTGACAAGGAATAA